GAAGCGGCCAACTAAGTTTTTGAATGGAGTAATTAGCCAGTGGCGTTAGCACCACCAAATACACCAGTCGATATAAAAATTCTTGTGGCATCCATCCAAAGTAAATGTTGGGGCTGCCCCAATTCCAAAAATCACAGTGCAGAATCACAAAAACTATGGTGAGGCCTAAAAGATAAAGCAACGAACCCTTTGTACTTCTAAAAAGCTTTTTCCTTTCACCCTTACTCATACCTAACACCTCCGTTTAAAAAGTAAAACCAGGATCAAAGCAGAAAAGACACCAATAATGATTGCAGTGGAATTTACTTCCAATATGTAGTGCTTGATCTCCCACTTGCATAAGTAGATAACCCAAATCTTTGATTTGCTGTTAGCCACTTAGTTTGTTCACCTAGAAACGAGAATCTTATCAATGGACCAAAGGATAAAATTATAGATGATAACGTTTACACTATTTAAATACTGGTATTAAAGTTTCTAAACAACCTTCATTCCTGCTGAAATATTAGGGAATCAGGCAGAGTATCTCTGCCTGATAAAATACCTTTTTATTAAAGAATCCTGGCAAACCCATTTTAAGACGATTTCTGATCAGTGTTGTGATGATTTTTTCTACATCAACAAGCCCATAACAAAACTGAACATCATTTCTTCATAAGTCTGTATTTTAGAAACCATTACCGCTTCAAGTCCCTCTTCTAATAATTGGCATTCTCAGCTACATATTGTACTACTGCCTGTAGATTTTCAATATTAACGCTGTCTACAGTGATAATGCTCTTATCAAAACCGAAATAATATTTTCCACCCGGTGCAAGAATATCAATAAGTTCTTTTGCCTTATCAACACATTGCTCTTTTGTTCCTGTCTTTAATAAAGTTAAAGGATAGAAGCCTGTAAGAATGTGTTTTTTCCCTAGCTTTTCCTTTACAACCTTTGGATCTCCAAACTCAAACATCATTCTTGTATTTTCGGGAAGCTCATATAGATAGTCAATATAACGCATCCAGTCATGTTCAACAAACAATGTTGATGGCTGTCCAGCAGCTGCCATATCCTCAATTAATTTTTTGAAACTTGGCCAATAGAATTTCTCAAAGTCCTTTGGACGTATGTAAGGTGCCATATGCAATGGAATAAAAGTTGAAGCATACTTAGAAGGATTTTTAGGAACCCCTTTTTTCACCATCATTGGAGTAACCGCTTCACAAGCAGCCGCTAGCTTGTCTGGACACCTTCGAAGATCGCTAGTGACACCCTTAAATCCTCTTATCAAGTCAGCTACTAAATCAAAAGGTGCTTCAGTGGCACCTGTAAATAGTGGTGGTGCATACCCGTGTTTTTGAGATAATGCTGCAAATATTTTTCCCATGTTACCTGTTTCATCATAGTAAGCTTTAAAAGCTTTTGCTAGTACCAAAGATTTTTCTACTGGGTTTGTATCTAATGCTGTATACAATCTTGGCATTACCTTTTCCATAATGCAGTCATAAGGAGAAGCAATAAATTCATCGTATTCTTCTGGTTCTAACCCATGCACCTCTGGATGCTGTAAAAACCCACTTGAACCCATTACAAAGGTTTTTGCCCCTAGTATTTTGTAATAAGAAGGAAATCTTATAGAACTTAGTGGTAGTGTATCAGAAGCAAAATCTTGGCACACTTTATCAAGAATTTCTTCCAGCCTAGCTGTATCCCACTGCTCTTTTGCTAGATCCTTATCTGCATACTGTATAGCAAACTCAGATGAAAATCTTACGGCGCCGATAGGTACTCTCTTAGGAATCTTATTATCTACCAAATCACGAAATAACTGTGTTCTCTCTTGCGCTAATGTTATTGTATCTAAAGCCAGCATGTCACTCATATTAACTCACCCAGCCTTGACAAATTTTTACACCTTCCGCTGCATTCGTAGTAAAAGCATCTGCCCCAACATGCTCACAAGCCTCTTTTGTTACAGGGTTACCCCCGATGATGATCTTTACATCATCCCTGACTCCTTGACTTTTCATTTCATCTATAATATTTTTCATTGAATCAATGGCTAAAGTAAGTACACCGCTCATGCCTACGATCTGTGGCTTTACCTCTTTGATTTTCTCTAAAAACGCATCTGCTGACTGGTCAATGCCGATATCATATACTTCAAAACCTGCCGCCTCTGACATACTTCTAAAAATATTCTTACCGATATCATGTAGGTCACCCTCTACTGTTCCTAGAACGATTTTTCCTACTTTTTCTGTACTTCCTGAACCAATTACCGGCTTTAATGTTTCAATAGCACTTGTTAATAATTCTCCTGCAAAAATTAAATCCCCAACAAAGTACTCACCTTTATCAAACAAGTCTCCTACAATTGCCATCCCCCGCTGACATGCATTTACTACCTTTTGTGCATCTTCCTCACTTGGATTTGTTTCTACAAATTCATTTAACATTTCTAGTACTTGATCCTCGTCAAGATCTCCTACCGCCTGTGTTAATACACTTAAATCCATTGCTAAATCTGCCATTTAAAATTCCCCCTTTATCCTATTAAACAATATATATTCTCTAAATCACTGACGTGATTAGGAACTTCATACTACATCTTTTACCTATTTAACAAAGAACCTTTATTGAATACGTTTACATATAAATTTCTTTAAGAATTCTATAAAATTTTGTCCCAAAATTTCCTATGGAATTTTTACAAGAGTTAAAATTTCTACATGTATATACATGTATTATAGCTGTATATATTTTAATTATATCAGACATTTTTTTTCTGTCAATATATCTGACTATTATATCTGTATACCTTTTAAAAATTTTCAAAAAAATGTCGAATGCAAAAAAGTAGCTGCAATTTTCTTTTTTATAAAATTGCAGCTTTCTTTCCTACTTTTCTTCTGAATTTTACATTAATAAACCCATAACAAAACTAAACATCATTTCTTCATAGGTTTGTATTTTAGGCGCCATTACTCCTTCAAGTCTTTCTTCCATTTCTGGATGTTCTGCCCTGTACTCTTCCCATGTTTTATAATATTTTGTATCCATACAGCACCCTCCTTCTAGTAATTAGCATTTTCTCCTACGTATTGTAAAACTGCCTGAAGATTTTCTGCATTAACACTGTCGGCAGTGATGATACCTTTATCAAAACCAAAGTTATATTTGCCTCCTGGTGCAAGAATATCAACTAATTCCTTTGCCTTATCAATACACTGTTGTTTTGTTCCTGTTTTTAACAATGTGATTGGGTAGAAGCCTGATATAATATGTTTTTTGCCCAATTTGTCTTTTACAAGCTGAGGATCTCCGTATTCAAACCACATTCTTGTGTTTTCAGGAAGTTCGTATAGATAGTCAATGTAACGCATCCAATCATGCTCAACAAATAGCATACATGGATAACCCATAGCTGTTAATTCATCCACCAATTTCTTAAAGCTTGGCCAATAAAACTTTTCAAAATCCTTTGGACGTATATAAGGGGCCATATGTAGTGGAATAAAGGTATTTCCATACTTGCTTGGACCCTTTGGTGATACGCCTGCCTTGATCATCAAAGGTGTAACTGCTTCAACAGCTGCTAAAACTTTATCAGAACATCTTCTAAGGTCTCCCGTAATGCCCTTAAAACCTCTTAGTTGATCTGCCACAAAGTCAAA
The sequence above is drawn from the Clostridium formicaceticum genome and encodes:
- a CDS encoding uroporphyrinogen decarboxylase family protein encodes the protein MSDMLALDTITLAQERTQLFRDLVDNKIPKRVPIGAVRFSSEFAIQYADKDLAKEQWDTARLEEILDKVCQDFASDTLPLSSIRFPSYYKILGAKTFVMGSSGFLQHPEVHGLEPEEYDEFIASPYDCIMEKVMPRLYTALDTNPVEKSLVLAKAFKAYYDETGNMGKIFAALSQKHGYAPPLFTGATEAPFDLVADLIRGFKGVTSDLRRCPDKLAAACEAVTPMMVKKGVPKNPSKYASTFIPLHMAPYIRPKDFEKFYWPSFKKLIEDMAAAGQPSTLFVEHDWMRYIDYLYELPENTRMMFEFGDPKVVKEKLGKKHILTGFYPLTLLKTGTKEQCVDKAKELIDILAPGGKYYFGFDKSIITVDSVNIENLQAVVQYVAENANY
- a CDS encoding cobalamin B12-binding domain-containing protein gives rise to the protein MADLAMDLSVLTQAVGDLDEDQVLEMLNEFVETNPSEEDAQKVVNACQRGMAIVGDLFDKGEYFVGDLIFAGELLTSAIETLKPVIGSGSTEKVGKIVLGTVEGDLHDIGKNIFRSMSEAAGFEVYDIGIDQSADAFLEKIKEVKPQIVGMSGVLTLAIDSMKNIIDEMKSQGVRDDVKIIIGGNPVTKEACEHVGADAFTTNAAEGVKICQGWVS
- a CDS encoding uroporphyrinogen decarboxylase family protein, with amino-acid sequence MTDVKALQQERIQLFTDLYDGKIPKRVPINASFSIEFAIQYAQKDLGELQWNTPLLEEAFDKVGQDFFTDYNPCGLSLRNPLHYQLLGARNFVMSSSGFMQHPEVHGLEAEEYDEFIASPYDCIMEKVLPRIYKELDTNPSQRSIVFAKAFKAYYDEILSGVATAQRVNDKFGYSPIGGIDVLTEAPFDFVADQLRGFKGITGDLRRCSDKVLAAVEAVTPLMIKAGVSPKGPSKYGNTFIPLHMAPYIRPKDFEKFYWPSFKKLVDELTAMGYPCMLFVEHDWMRYIDYLYELPENTRMWFEYGDPQLVKDKLGKKHIISGFYPITLLKTGTKQQCIDKAKELVDILAPGGKYNFGFDKGIITADSVNAENLQAVLQYVGENANY